A window of Elgaria multicarinata webbii isolate HBS135686 ecotype San Diego chromosome 2, rElgMul1.1.pri, whole genome shotgun sequence contains these coding sequences:
- the DNAL1 gene encoding dynein axonemal light chain 1 — translation MAKATTIKEALAKWEEKNGQKPSEAKEVKLYAQVPPIEKMDASLSTLVNCEKLSLSTNCIEKIANLNALKNLRILSLGRNNIKNLNGLEAVGDTLEELWISYNLIEKLKGLHVMKKLRILYMSNNLVKDWAEFVRLADLPLLEDLVFVGNPLEEKYSADSQSAWVEEATKRVPKLKKLDGIPVIKQEEGEEGEN, via the exons ATG GCAAAAGCAACAACTATCAAGGAAGCTTTAGCCAAATGG GAAGAAAAAAATGGTCAGAAGCCATCTGAGGCCAAGGAAGTGAAACTCTATGCCCAAGTTCCCCCTATAGAGAAGATGGATGCATCTCTTTCCACTCTTGTTAACTGCGA AAAGCTGTCCTTATCTACTAACTGCATTGAAAAAATTGCCAACTTGAATGCGCTAA AAAACCTACGGATTTTGTCATTGGGGAGAAACAACATAAAGAATCTGAATGGGCTG GAAGCAGTTGGAGATACTTTAGAGGAGCTGTGGATCTCATACAACCtgattgagaaattgaaagggcTCCATGTGATGAAGAAGCTGAGGATTCTCTACATGTCCAATAATCTGGTGAAAGACTGGG CAGAGTTTGTGAGGCTGGCGGACTTGCCATTATTGGAGGACCTGGTGTTTGTAGGTAATCCACTGGAAGAGAAATACTCCGCCGATTCGCAGAGTGCCTGGGTTGAGGAAGCAACCAAGCGAGTGCCCAAACTGAAGAAACTTGACG GTATTCCAGTTATTAAGCAGGAAGAAGGTGAAGAAGGAGAAAACTAG